cttcggaccatctgtcgaatccttcggacatagcatcttgggctgggtataaatacccatgcatgtgttgagtttcaTAGGACACATAGACAGAAAGAcaaccgagagatagagagtttctttgagagctttctgtcggaactcacacacacacacttgagagtttacatgttagatttgtaaacattgtgcttgtaaccgaaaccttcatttgcattaatacgactagtgttaatcggtgaatctttgtgtggttgtgtttatacttgtctcatcccggtttgcctactagcttggattccgcactcgctagtgggttggTATAACAAGGtataggtttgttctcgatcctccgagaaaagggacctacaagtggtatcagagcctcgctctttaccttgtttaaaaccgggtttgttcaagtgtttggtgtgtttgaacacttggtttagcactcgtttttggtggtttttcttgcttgtttaaactgaaaaacggtttctaaaccttcgggagtgttcaaggttgggttgggtaacttgaaaaagTATTTTTAAGTAACTTGGTATTTCCGGTCAAGTTCCGGTCAAGGTTTCCGGTGACTAGTGTGAAGATAAGGTTTTCCTTTTTGGGCAAtcttttcaaagttggtgggaaagtacgtctgaccataccttttgccgaaagttgaccttaccaacctgtcaccttttcaccaacctttcacatcagatcagtttgtgtcagagctctcgaaagatatctttcgacatcgaaagatcatccttcgatatctttcgatcaaggagggctcgaaagatatatatccttcgacccatccttcgaagtctgaaacatatccttcgacagaggaatcttttcgaaagactagtgtccgaaagattaggatccttcgtattggtgaatctttcgagatctgttgatcgaaagataaggatttaacacgaaagataaggatctttcaaaagggaatccttcgtgttcttgagtctttcgagatcattgttcgagagtcaacagtaatccttcgagtactgttgatccttcgaacaagattatatctttcgattgtgatctgtttattgttaacaactttctgtgatttcagatctttcgaccaggaaccttcggttgtgttatctttcggatcattcttacttagcatttattttgcttatctatcatgaatccgagttggtggggaactccggctccagacaatggtgaatatacaagatcaaatgtcactccctcatggtggggtacatcggctccagacgatggaaaatacacgaatacCAGGTCATCTCCTTTATGGGCCGAGTcgccggtatcgacatcttctcagggaaatcaatgggctttggtatcgaatcaaactccgagcattcaaagtattctactaagcgaaagtgaaacaggaagtttgaatcgacctccaaagttgatgcatttgaatgaatatccaggatgggttgagagatttaaaacatatgttcttggtcaaaatacggaactgtggatacgtttcaccacagatttcgatcaagccatcgaggttgctgcttcagattctactacgtttgctgatcttccagaagataaaaagaaaacctatgatctggaaaagaaggcatacgccattctcactcaggcgttgagcaaggatatctaccatcagtttgtcagcttcaagacaacaaagaagttATGGGATGGATTGAAAAACAGAGGAGTGGGAAATGCAGCAACACGTCaaatgcgtcatgatcttctcaagaaagaattcgaaggcttcacttgtatggataaggagtccttgggagatatgacaagccgattttatcatctgcttaCGGAATTGGATAATTATAGTGTTGTGACAACTCAAGCTGAagttgtgaagaagtttgctgatgctttgcctcctcaatggagtagtttcttggaaatcctgaagtacaacGGGGTGTTGAGAACCACTAATATCAACGAATTCGTTCAACtgttggaaaacaaggatcaggaggaaacattgaaggcgaagagagttccattgccacagaatccagaaatgtactgtggaacttccagttcttcgtctgcaagaaccggttcacatgctccacttcaaacagcgtttgtcacaagcacagattgttttggcaatccaatacaagttcctgttaagccacctcccaccacagacatgtatggaaatccaatccaaccacctccacctcctcctgctcaacaacaacaacgtgcatgttatggaggaacatcatctgctggtcaacaatcaaagtcaagtacagtacagctcgacacgtcaagcttctctaaaatcagtgtagaagtggctaaggaacacatggagctgcttaacactgtagtgagcgcgtactgtgggttgatagaaggtcagattggcaacattaatctgacacaagaagattacaggcagattgataaagaggagatggacttgatggacatcaagtgggcctttgcgagtgctgtgagaagagcaaaggattggatggagagtactggaagaaccagcttggaaagtaagcgagacaccaagtatgggttcgataagcaagctgtaaagtgcttcaattgtggtgaacggggtcactttaaacgggaatgcaccaagccagcccagcacggaaatcaaaaccccttcagaaaccaaggcaatcggcagaacagaaacaatgatcgtaccatggtacccgtcaacaaccaaaccaaccgggcacttgcagttcaggtagatgaaggttgtgactggtcaatccagttgggtggtgatgctcccgatggaacagcatgttttgctcagattgtgaaggagctaattcacaccagtggtggagaatcttctgccagtggtggtgaatcgtctgaagatgaagactcttctgggtacagcagaagtgttgatgaagaatcatctaattctggtgatgatcatgtgggtgagacattgaatgcagcaatcgatgcagatattgatgaactcctggaggaagctgcagcagaaactcaaagaagatctattctggtggatcaagctgcttatacttcgtcttctctccattcagcctttatggctaatgtcgacggttcatcaagtcaggtatgtgtcgatgaacccactgctgttaattgtgatgaatgtgctaggatgcatgctagatgtgctgaaatggagaaaaatatgtctgagttgcaaggcaaacatgatgctttacaagctagtttgtttgacttgcaagacaaacatactactgtgaatgagaatctgagtgacttgcaaagtaagcatgacgctttgcaagaaaaatatgatgtgacctttctccacaatcagaaattgactgtggacctctctaaatgcacagaagccaacatgttttatgaaaaccatgaaaaagaatttaagtcagtaattgaaacgttaaagaaggataaaactgaactgactaaaatggtttcaagaaaacaaactgatattaatttgtatatatctcgccttgagagtatgcaaaaagagatggcttgtgtgaaaaccgaaagtgatgcgatccaactcaagctagacagttatttgagttctagctatgtgttagatcacatcattgacgttcagaaggaaaagagagatgtcacatgcatagggtacaagaagtgtccaccaccagtgagacataattatgatgccatgcctgatgaagaggacagggttttctttgaaccttctgtgcctctagatgttaaggagtttgctgcaggactcggataccaaaaggaagtatcctcagattcagatgtgtcagcagatacatttgtgagtgctgaacagaatcaagatcctccagttgtgattgaggatgctgattcgtctgatgatgaatctgacgatactgtcccagcaaagtctgatgcggtagccaaaaatgaggacatacctcttgagaatcacattctatgtgatccccctgttcaacccgctaagactattgcaactgagtcctcatctgcagaagagccggagagtgtgaatttgctgtacactctagttggtgatgataaaatttactcagacaaagattttcccattaagaatgttaatcaatccttaatctgcaaagtctttgagaattcaacgagtaagttcttgggaaaggcaggacctaaagttacagttacacagtgtcctcctattccaaaggctgaaattcgaaaacaatttggtaacaagaaattaccaaccgtgccaacacagcaaaatcacaccaaacccaaaggtaaaacaccggctcaagctaacaagaagccgaaccaaaagaagaagaagaatgttaactttgtgaaatcgacgggaacagacaaaattgaaaagtttgaaaatcaatctaacttagattttgtcaagaaaacaattgtcgagaaaagaaatgaaccaagcagttcaaagcctagtacctcgggttcacaaagttcaacatcatcggctagacgatcacatgattcttcggggtttgtagaacgaagatcatgttttgagtgtggaaccattgggcacattattagaaactgcccatatcttcataagcagaaaggaaaggttgatgatccccgtggcaaaactgaccgtaagccaactgtttccacaaaacaagatccccgccttgtaaaagaaagggaaaagaaacagaaacgccaacaggtcaaaaagatagaaaaagcgattaaaaccgatgcggttcaaaaacaatctgttgttgtaaaaccagacaattctaaaacttcaaatcatcaagaagttaaacttttaaagaaaaacactggtgaaaccaaacagacttggaaaccaaaaacggttactgaatcagggggaccatcacaattcaccaaccatcaaagacaagaagttattgtcattgatgaaaatggaagacccaagaccacaatggcttgggtccccatctccaactaattcatttgagttcatgtgcagggtgcttcaggaggaactatcagtagtcactggattgttgatagtggggcatccaggcacatgacaggcgacatgaagcttctctacgacgttaaatctattagaggaggttatgttgcttttgctggagataaaggtggatatataacgggtgaaggaatgatatctaacgggattgtcagctttgacaagatcaattttgtgcaacaacttgatcacaatcttcttagtgtttctcaaatttgtgacaagaattttcagtacactttgatgctaatggatgttatgtgctgaaacccggcttcaaaattccaaaagaatggattctcttgtcggctccaaggataaatgatttgtacgtccttgacatgagccaggctattactacgtctgcacaagcaacatgtttcgtttccaaagccacagaaaaggacactatctcttggcacagacgaatgggtcacattcacttacgcaaaatgaatcatttggtttcaaatgaattggtgaatggtgttcccctcaagaattttcatcttcaagacatctgtgtttcgtgccagaaaggaaagcaaacaaagaagaagcaccctacaaagaagatcaacacggtggcagttcctcttgaacgcttgcacatggatttattcggtcctgtcaagcacaagagtattcgaggtgatcaatactgcctcgtggttactgatgattattcaagattttcttgggttgcgttcatggcacacaagagtgaaacctttggcattatcaaaaacttgatcattcagattgagaatttgtataagttgaaggttaggcggatacgtagcgacaatggtactgaatttaagaatcattccatggcggagttctgcacttcaaagggtattcttcatgagtttagtgcagcttatactcctcaacagaatggtgtcgctgaacgtaagaaccgcacattgatcgagactgctaggacaatgttggtagagtcgcagttgcccattccattctggactgaagctgtggcctctgcatgttacacactgaatagagtccttacagtcaaaagacacaacaagacctgctttgagcttcttcaaaaacggaaaccagatttgtcttatctcgaaccgtttggagctccttgcacaatcatcgatcctaatggaaagtttggggcaagagcaattgatggatactttcttgggtatgccacccctaacttacgagtctggaatctagagactaaaagggtcgaggaatggtctgaggtcagagtacaaaggcacaccttgccagtcaaaaatccgggtcaaccttggatgtttgaatacgatgacttcttcaattcgatcaatgttgaagccgttgaagaaaatgctgcggctaggatgtttttcgagagtgacaatgcaacagtttcaccggtggttcgtccgattcttgtgaatcaagaaccatcttcttcggtgaacaacaatactctcaacaatgaggattttcatgatgcaaacgaattgaacgaatcttcagaggatgatgaatttctagatgcagatcaagaagctcctacaacagcagttcatggtacttcagagggtactcctccagtggatacacatagaacagctgagactactgcatcatcctcttcgtcaattccgggtcttgaattggttgttgatcttaatcttaacaacctgggtataaatgttccagttccagataatccagaaacaaggattcataatacccatcctcaacaaaacatcattggaaatgtgcaaagtggcgtacaaacaagaaacatgttgcgaaacaacaacaatgcaggcttgtatgcagctattcgagaatccgggcaacaaaacgactggtccttcgcgtgttatgtctcacaagaagaacccagaacgtggaaagaagccttgaaagataacgcttgggttgagGCAATgtaggaagaactgcaacaattccagaagctgggtgtctggaaactagtagagaaacctgctggatacaagaagattggtacccgttgggttttcaaatgcaaaaaggatgaccgcagagttgttatccgaaacaaagctcgtttagtcgttcaaggttttcgtcagattgaagggatcgactacaacgaagtctatgcacctgttgcacgtctcgaagcaattcgaatctttctagcctatgcgtccttcaaaggattcaaggtctatcagatggacgtgaaaagtgcatttttacatggtgtggttgaagaagaggtgtacgtcgaacaacctccaggttttgaagatcctgtccatcccgatcgggtttggttgctcaacaaagctctctatggtctacatcaagcaccgcgagcttggtatgcaaccttatctcactatctgctggagaacggttttcgtagaggtcttatcgactgtactcttttcatcaaggaacaagatggagatcttcttctggtacaggtatacgttgatgacattatttttggttctactaatgatgtcttgtgtagggaattcgagcgcattatgcaggataaattcgagatgagtgctatgggggaaatgactttcttcttgggcctacaagttcaacaaacagagtctgggatattcatccatcagactaaatatgttggtgacatcttgagccggttccagatgtatgatgcaacgcccattggtaccccattgccaactaatcacggaattactccagacttgaagggagaagctgttagcccttcaatctatcgcgctatgatcggatctcttatgtacctcacagcatcaaggccagacataatgtacccgacgtgcctgcttgccagatatcaagttaacccgaaggcctcacatcttgctgctgtcaaaaggatttttcgttatttgaaggcgtaccctgacaccggtctgtggtaccctagggataataactttgaattggtcgcattcagtgattctgattttggcggatgcaaaatcgacggtaaatccacaacggctggatgtcagttcttaggaaatcgcctagttacatggcagtgcaagaagcagacgtgtgtagctacatcaacatgcgaagctgaatacattgctgcctcaagttgttgctcccaagttctttggatccaacaacaaatgcgggactacggttttgaattcctaactactcctatttacgttgataattctgctgctttagatatcactagaaatcctgtgcagcattcaaagaccaaacacatcgaaatcaaatatcacttcatacgtgattgctttgagaaaaggctaatcgatgttgttaaggtccacaccgatgaccaacgtgccgacttatttaccaaagcttttgacaaatctagatttgactttttattattggtaaacggcattaaggtcaagcaagagtaaaaccaacatcggaaaatcatttttgtaaatatctttgtgtgttttaaatttgtcttagtttattgattttagggggagtaaatccaaaaatcggaaaatacaaaaacatcgaaaaatttcaaaaacacaaaaacaatagaaaaacaaaaatgagtttcctggcgagcaaaagagaaaatgatagtacatcagtggtctatccaaacttccttaaaccttaaatgaaaaacgataagcagctctatataagatgtatcggtaggctcacaatcattttaaagtgtgcagggtgatataaatcttaatcgactgaagaccaggtgggaaccattcattggcatatggtcttagtaccgaaatttcgtttgatagattgccgaggttctgagatattcggtctttatgctgcttatcatctgggtatcatggttgtatcttttaccgaaaaataacggggacgcaagtctagatcttccatgatactatacatacgtgtacatattgcatactgcatttgacctcaataagtgataaacaatcacatgtccatatcaaataagtgataaaatatcacatttatccgggtgtcaagttcgtctctctgctgtacggaagtactgacctgttcacggacttgcacctgtgccctcatgcatatgaaaatcaagttcctcatcaataagtgattatatcacatagggcttgttttcaaatcaaaataagtgagtatctcacaatttatacggtcaaacagatgataatcggtatactcaccggttagatgaactctcgtgcataccttgatacgggaatgtgtcgtgatgtggatgaacaccggtcggtaagtataaatcataccttaacgtatcctctaaacatgattacatctgataagttgagcttaagtggacaacaataccgataattgttataggatgcttatcttaatattaactaactgaacaacaagagtgttttggcatgaccgtacactgatatgattctcttaccctcgaaactcgcaaaaagaatgtttgtatatatttatttactgcttaacttttattatttcttttaaacagtttcgtcgtttggtgcatatcagcacgacattagcggtgatgtcgtttgataacactcaaaggattttaaattgttgtcttttaattccaaaaataccaaaaagattttaggcttgttttaatataaactttataaaagccaaaaagattttctttctactttattttcgatcgtacgatgttggagctcaagtcttcgttacctgaaacctgactgaaaaccgaactgactaaatcttcataaacggtcaaaatttgcatgttttgaaagttaaaatttaaaattgataaatttgaaaaactttcaaactgtcggacggtgtttgattatgacatggtcattcgtgtgtcatgtgtttatgttaactatattccaagcagttgttctcattatgcgtttagatttcttgcatgtgcagattctaaaggctaggagaacatggtcgatgacaagctttggaatgaagacacgacgagaaggcgctcaaaagatgaagatgatcgagttgccgctggccatcatcaacacctcaaggatcttacttcataaagttaaagtatttcacgagcataactcaagggggagcttatgttaagggggagtttttcaacacacttcctacatgatacgggtagtttgttgatacacttcctgctttcaagacgtgaagactttgaagatcctccgacattgaagacatgataggacatcagagtcttgaagacctgaagaccaaagaccgtcgaagttcaagacgagtctacacttttagaagaacaagacgaagcttagagatcaaagacaaagctacagccaagggggagtttgttggtgcacttgtgtctgtactttgtctgttttcggtctgtatgtaaacgatgtccatgTCAGTACTGTAAGTTGAcaaagtcaaccatcctccggtttgacttggtcaaCAGTTAGAAAGatgtttgtctggatcgaaggatagcctcgaaggatacaactgatccttcgagatgctcgaaagatatggttcgaccattagacctcgaaggatgatccttcgaggtccatgctgatctttcgtgtaacatgtggtcgacagatgatccttcggaccatctgtcgaatccttcggacatagcatcttgggctgggtataaatacccatgcatgtgttgagtttcaTAGGACACATAGACAGAAAGAcaaccgagagatagagagtttctttgagagctttctgtcggaactcacacacacacacttgagagtttacatgttagatttgtaaacattgtgcttgtaaccgaaaccttcatttgcattaatacgactagtgttaatcggtgaatctttgtgtggttgtgtttatacttgtctcatcccggtttgcctactagcttggattccgcactcgctagtgggttggTATAACAAGGtataggtttgttctcgatcctccgagaaaagggacctacatcAATGCCTAGAAGTAATCTGTGTGATGGTTCACTGTTATATAGAAAACAAATTTGAATGCTTTATGAGGTTGGGTTCAAATTATATAAAATTCATTGTTAAAAATCCTTTCCACCTTATAATGTCTAGCATCAACCTATCAAGTTTACTTTTTAGACATTGTGGGAATTTATCAATCCTACCTTTTTGAATATTAAGTTAGGACCTTGCTAGAATTGCTTATACGtaagtataataataaataaaagttcAATCCAAAACATTTAGAAAACACAATACAGTGCATATTTATAAGGGACATTTATCATCATATTAAAATCATGTTGTTCAGTGTTTGTGATCAATGATGTGACCCAATTATCAATTTACTCATCATTTATAGTTTTtcataatatttaaaaaaagatAATACCAATTTAGTTTTCTATTACCActttattaaagttattaatatatttattttatttggtgTGTCATGTTTGACAGAACAACAACAAGGATAACCCCAAAATATCACTTGAAGACATAAAACGGGCGACACATAACTTTCACCATGACAATTTCATCGGTGGGGGAGGATTTGGTAAAGTCTACAAAGGAAACCTTCAAGATGGAGATGGAATTAAAACCATTGTTGCAAAGCGATTGGATACAAGGTTTGGTCAAGGAGAACAACAATTCTTTAGTGAGCTCCAAATTCTTTTGGAGTATAATCATGAGAATGTCATTCGTCTTGTAGGCTACTgtgatgaaaatgatgaaaaagtCCTTATCTATGAGTATTTGTCCAAGGGAAGTCTTGATAGGTATTTGAATGATACTTCTCTTACATGGGTGAAACGACTTAATATATGCATTGATGTTGCAAGAGCGTTGGATTTCCTACACGGAGGAGTAGGAAAACAAGCAAAGGTGATACATAGGGACATCAAAACTGAAAACATCCTGTTAAAGAATGATTGGAAAGCAAAATTGGCTGATTTTGGGCTTTCGCTAATATGTTCAATAAATCAGGAAACTGACTATATCATCGATCATGCGTGTGGCACAAGAGGATACGTGGACCCACTTTATAGACAATCGGGATTCCTAACCATAGAGTCTGATATTTACTCGTTTGGTGTTGTTTTATTTGAGATTTTGTGCGGGAGATCAACGTTTGCAATCCACAAACATGAGGGTCACTATCTACCggatttcattaaaaacaaatttGAAGAAGGAAAGCATGCTGAGGTGGTGTTTGAACAAATCAAGGAACAAATCGTGCCGCAATCGTTGACTACATTTCAAGAGATTGCCTACCAATGCCTACATCTTGAACGAGAAAAACGACCGACCATAAAAAAAGTTTTGGTAGAACTTAAGAAggcattggaatttcaagtaagTTAATGATCATAGTTATCATGTAATCTAGCCATGTTTGTTTAATGCATAAACCAAAGCTTTAACTTCTGTTCATGTAATGAAATAAAAATTATGTCTGGTAACTTTTTATACCATTATCCCAATCGAATTAGAAAGGCCAGACAAAGTTTCCTGGGGCTGCCAATCCTATTCCGTCATTTTCTAATCTCGATTTTAATTTTTGTTTGGCTTTCTCATTGCCCCAGTTGAATTCGGAGGTTTCCATAATTGAGACACAAGTAGTTGAGCTATCCAGTGAATTGAACGATATGAACATGACTGGCAAATCTGAAAATTCTGAAATACATAACAAGGAAAAGATGTTACTTGACCAAACCGATGACTAAGCTGAATCTGACTGTTGTAAGTTTGCTTtgttataaatatttaaaatgaTTTTATCATGTGGAGTTTTAAGCTGCTGACAACCTTGATATGTGAGTTCAGGAAGATTCTTAGGAAGACTGCTACACCTTCTCGACTGAATATCTCATGAACAAATGCACGTATATGAAAAGGAGGCTTAGTTGCAGGTATTTTTCGTCACTGTATTAGGTGGGGTGGGTTGAATAATAGATTCGCGTTCATATGGGTCTTGTTTCATATATATGTTTAAACAGGCAAGTTAGATTGAGTTGCACACTTgcactgttttttttttttttgttttttttttgtttttttgcatATAACTTAATTTGTTTGTATAAATGAATGTCATGTTGATGCTTCTTTAgctattgttggtgcacttgtgtctgtactttgtctgtattcggtcttatgtaacgatgtcctgatttgtattgtaagttgaccaagtcaaccatcctccggtttgacttggacaacatttgaaagatgttcagatcgaaggatagcctcgaaggatacacctgatccttcgaggtgatcgaaagatatggttcgaccatggttcgaccattagacctcgaaggatgatccttcgaggtccatgctgatctttcgtgtaacatgtggtcgacagatgatccttcggaccatctgtcgaatccttcgaccagacatgctgagctgggtatatatacccatgcatgtgttgagtgtgagttagttctggagttctgaagttctgccatttgcacacccgagagatagagagcattgagagcattctgtccagaactcacacacacacttggagagtttatagaacacttctgtaaacactgagcttgtaaccgaaaccctcattgcattaatacgactagtgttaatcggtgaatctttgtgtgtttgtttctctacttgccactaactcggtttgcttgctagcttggattccg
The DNA window shown above is from Helianthus annuus cultivar XRQ/B unplaced genomic scaffold, HanXRQr2.0-SUNRISE HanXRQChr00c001, whole genome shotgun sequence and carries:
- the LOC118489683 gene encoding probable receptor-like serine/threonine-protein kinase At4g34500, encoding MILIIDDFSNGFLGDYLGNLKDKRLLTWEKRLKVCIDVAHALRYIHSEMEDQTRIINRDIWIYNIGLDKNLEAKIVNFWWSIFLPPNQEDEALYLDPIGKHCYIDPEYKETCKVKRESDVYGFGVVLFEILCGRLAYDPIYLKESELGLAHVARRSFNTGSLEELIDPLIKEKIGENKFVLNRGPNKDSLHTFITIAHQCVAETQDQRPTMKVIVNELEKALFFQNNNKDNPKISLEDIKRATHNFHHDNFIGGGGFGKVYKGNLQDGDGIKTIVAKRLDTRFGQGEQQFFSELQILLEYNHENVIRLVGYCDENDEKVLIYEYLSKGSLDRYLNDTSLTWVKRLNICIDVARALDFLHGGVGKQAKVIHRDIKTENILLKNDWKAKLADFGLSLICSINQETDYIIDHACGTRGYVDPLYRQSGFLTIESDIYSFGVVLFEILCGRSTFAIHKHEGHYLPDFIKNKFEEGKHAEVVFEQIKEQIVPQSLTTFQEIAYQCLHLEREKRPTIKKVLVELKKALEFQLNSEVSIIETQVVELSSELNDMNMTGKSENSEIHNKEKMLLDQTDD